From Corynebacterium frankenforstense DSM 45800, the proteins below share one genomic window:
- the ftsY gene encoding signal recognition particle-docking protein FtsY: protein MTNSTILIIGGIVLAVVIILLIALVVIGRKRGESKTVSFTPKEEKEEPKELTQQEKSGNYQAKGGFNFAAGGGAAPGAAVSDFTGEKKAEKQPVAEAAPKPEPKKAEPEKIEPVEKEAAAEKPEVPEPKAEPKKAEKHAAEKAEPVEKKAEPVEEKKPEPKVVDEKEPEVPESKAGQPAAEKAEKTETTAEPVEDKPEPERSEPKIVEEKEPEVPDSDVEARAADTAEADEAETGKGAAGAAAAGAAGAAGVAGAAATAGETSAEEKDEAEPAEPETPVEPETDASAEESPEEIADAAADEASTEDGSATEAEAEEAAAAAAATAGAAEEARESTEVPAEPAASPEPEEPVEEIAPAAGRLGRLRGRLSRSQNMIGKSVLGILSAGDLDEDAWEEIEDTLIMADLGTKVTMEAVDKLRERIAERGVSSEDEARAMLREVLIEVGRPELDRSIKAMPYDGKPAVVLMVGVNGTGKTTTTGKLGRVLVSMGHKVLFGAADTFRAAAADQLETWGRRVGATTVRGDEGADPASVAFDAVARGIEEHADVVLVDTAGRLHTSVGLMDQLGKVKRVVEKRAKVDEVLLVLDATVGQNGLMQARTFRDVVDITGVVLTKLDGTAKGGIVFQVQEELGVPVKLVGLGEGADDLAPFEVEGFVDALLG, encoded by the coding sequence ATGACGAACTCGACCATCCTCATCATCGGCGGCATCGTCCTTGCCGTCGTCATCATTCTTCTCATCGCGCTTGTCGTCATCGGGCGCAAGCGCGGTGAGTCCAAGACGGTCTCCTTCACCCCGAAGGAGGAGAAGGAGGAGCCGAAGGAGCTGACCCAGCAGGAGAAGTCCGGCAACTACCAGGCCAAGGGCGGCTTCAACTTCGCCGCCGGCGGGGGAGCGGCCCCGGGCGCGGCGGTCAGCGACTTCACCGGGGAGAAGAAGGCGGAGAAGCAGCCCGTCGCGGAGGCAGCCCCGAAGCCGGAACCGAAGAAGGCTGAGCCCGAGAAGATTGAGCCGGTCGAGAAGGAGGCCGCGGCCGAGAAGCCGGAGGTCCCGGAGCCGAAGGCCGAGCCGAAGAAGGCGGAGAAGCATGCGGCTGAGAAGGCCGAGCCGGTCGAGAAGAAGGCCGAGCCGGTCGAGGAGAAGAAGCCGGAGCCGAAGGTCGTCGACGAGAAGGAGCCCGAGGTCCCGGAGTCGAAGGCCGGGCAGCCTGCGGCTGAGAAGGCCGAGAAGACTGAGACCACCGCTGAGCCGGTCGAGGATAAGCCCGAGCCGGAGAGGTCGGAGCCGAAGATCGTAGAGGAGAAGGAGCCCGAGGTCCCGGACTCCGACGTCGAGGCGCGGGCCGCCGACACGGCCGAGGCGGACGAGGCCGAGACCGGCAAGGGCGCCGCGGGTGCCGCAGCTGCCGGTGCTGCGGGCGCAGCCGGCGTCGCCGGTGCCGCCGCTACGGCGGGGGAAACCTCCGCCGAGGAGAAGGATGAGGCCGAGCCCGCTGAGCCGGAGACCCCGGTCGAGCCAGAGACTGACGCTTCCGCCGAGGAGAGCCCGGAGGAGATCGCCGACGCCGCCGCCGACGAGGCCTCCACCGAGGACGGCTCGGCCACCGAGGCCGAGGCCGAGGAGGCCGCCGCCGCTGCCGCCGCCACCGCAGGCGCCGCCGAGGAGGCCCGCGAGTCCACCGAGGTCCCCGCCGAGCCCGCCGCCTCCCCGGAGCCGGAGGAGCCGGTCGAGGAGATCGCCCCGGCCGCCGGCCGCCTGGGCCGCCTGCGCGGCCGCCTGTCGCGCTCGCAGAACATGATCGGCAAGTCCGTGCTCGGCATCCTCTCCGCCGGCGACCTCGACGAGGACGCCTGGGAGGAGATCGAGGACACGCTGATCATGGCGGACCTGGGCACCAAGGTGACCATGGAGGCCGTCGACAAGCTGCGCGAGCGCATCGCCGAGCGCGGTGTCTCCAGCGAGGACGAGGCCCGCGCCATGCTGCGCGAGGTGCTCATCGAGGTCGGCCGCCCCGAGCTCGACCGCTCCATCAAGGCCATGCCCTACGACGGCAAGCCCGCCGTGGTGCTCATGGTCGGCGTCAACGGCACCGGCAAGACCACCACTACCGGCAAGCTCGGCCGCGTGCTCGTCTCCATGGGCCACAAGGTCCTCTTCGGCGCCGCCGACACCTTCCGTGCGGCCGCCGCCGACCAGCTGGAGACCTGGGGCCGCCGCGTCGGTGCCACCACCGTGCGCGGCGACGAGGGCGCCGACCCGGCCTCCGTGGCCTTCGACGCCGTGGCCCGCGGCATCGAGGAGCACGCCGACGTCGTGCTCGTCGACACCGCCGGCCGCCTGCACACCTCGGTCGGCCTGATGGACCAGCTCGGCAAGGTCAAGCGCGTCGTCGAGAAGCGCGCCAAGGTCGACGAGGTGCTGCTCGTGCTCGACGCGACCGTCGGCCAGAACGGCCTGATGCAGGCGCGCACCTTCCGCGACGTCGTCGACATCACCGGCGTGGTGCTCACCAAGCTCGACGGCACCGCCAAGGGCGGCATCGTCTTCCAGGTCCAGGAGGAGCTCGGCGTGCCCGTCAAGCTCGTCGGCCTGGGGGAGGGCGCCGACGACCTGGCGCCCTTCGAGGTCGAGGGCTTCGTCGACGCGCTGCTCGGCTGA